The Oryzias latipes chromosome 8, ASM223467v1 genomic interval CAATCAGCTGAAAACACAACTGCAAGCAGCTCCCCAGCATGAGGTGGCTCCTTTAACCAACACGCTGCCTGCAGAGGTGGAGGAGCTCAGAAAAACTCTAGAAGCTTCTCAGTTTGTGACGCAAAGCTTTAGAGAGGGGAACATTAAAATGATTCTGGAAGTCCAGGAGCTTAGAAAAGCAAAGGAGCAGCTGAAGGAGAATCTCCAGAAAGCTTCACTACAACAAAATGACTTTCCTGAAATGATCCATCAGATCAATCAGACTGATAAAGAGAGGATAGAATTAAGAGACCAGCTGTTTGAAGAAATTAAAACcacagagctgctcaaagaaaGCCTCTTTTACCTGGAGGATCACGTGGATGAACTGAAGGACAAAGTCAAAAGTTTAGAAGGAAACACCACAGACAGAAACCAATGTTTGAACCTGGAGGACTATGATGTGATAATAGAAGAGGAATGgatagaggaagaggaagagatggaggaaaataaagagaaagaggaaaatgaagagaTGGTGGAAAATGAAGAGATGGAGGTGAATGaacaaaaggaagaagaagatgtagaaaaaaatgagctggttttagaaaaaactgAGGAAATGTTGGATGAAAGAGAAGCTCAATTCATGACCAAAATGAAAGAATTGGAAAATTGTCTGCAAACACTCCAGCAGGATGTTCCAAAGAAACCTAAGAAAGGGAAAAAtcaggaaaagagaaagaaaaagggaaaaaaaaacaaagaaagaaatgaacgGGTGATTGAAGAAACGGAGGAAACAATGAAGGACACAGAAGCTCAAATTGTGACAAAAATTGAAGAATTGGACAAAGATCTGCAAAACGTCCTGCAGAAAAATACCAAGAAGattaagaaaaaagagaaaaataagaaaaaagcagaaaaagacaaagagcagaaagaaaaacctgtGAAGAGGTCCTCCTTCTTAATGTTTTTCCGTAGACTGTTTGGTTTGAAGACTTAAACCAGACCACTGCCCTGTTTTGGTCTTTTCTTCGTGTTCTAATGTAATATAATGTAATCTAATGTAACGGGTTAGGGTCACTCACTCCACTTAGTCGAGTGTTTTAAACTCAActtaagatgtttttatttacaagaccttttagctgacttttttagttttattttattttgtttcatttatttgtttaattttttttttttttttaattaatttggtTTTAGTTGCTTTAAGCAGCTTGAATTAACTGCCTCCACCTAAAGCAGTCCTCACCTCCAAGCCATCAGTTCTAAAAGTAaagctgcagacaagatggcgtCCAAACGTCATTAGCCTCAAGTGGAAATTCACCAGATTGTCAGAGTAGTAGCGcctttttaaaaacgttttaacaAACAAAGGTGCTACGATTTCTGCTTCAGTGATGTCTTGTTAGAGGTAAAAAAtggcgccatcttgtctgcagccaggtcccccTTATTAATGTAAGCCCCCGACCCCCCCCCAAATGAAGAGCAGACTTTCTGAGTCTAAAATCCTCTGAAGCTCTTCTACCAATTCGGCCGTCCACTGCCAGG includes:
- the LOC111947816 gene encoding golgin subfamily A member 6-like protein 22; translated protein: MAYNNRNKKNFHGQKPRKNHHGVGYPRHYDHGYDNPYPVGFNPHVKQNFSDPDSLISELRKQIRREEEEKHRQIQQKAVEAETMQKKNEACRLENQLLQEKNNNLQKQNQELRSQNEDLNQKRTAFSCNETSFNALKEKLQKMREQVQILRDQNQNVDLEEMEKVVTESQGVTEMVRDENSTLVLKVENLQKENNQLKTQLQAAPQHEVAPLTNTLPAEVEELRKTLEASQFVTQSFREGNIKMILEVQELRKAKEQLKENLQKASLQQNDFPEMIHQINQTDKERIELRDQLFEEIKTTELLKESLFYLEDHVDELKDKVKSLEGNTTDRNQCLNLEDYDVIIEEEWIEEEEEMEENKEKEENEEMVENEEMEVNEQKEEEDVEKNELVLEKTEEMLDEREAQFMTKMKELENCLQTLQQDVPKKPKKGKNQEKRKKKGKKNKERNERVIEETEETMKDTEAQIVTKIEELDKDLQNVLQKNTKKIKKKEKNKKKAEKDKEQKEKPVKRSSFLMFFRRLFGLKT